Proteins from one Bos indicus x Bos taurus breed Angus x Brahman F1 hybrid chromosome 19, Bos_hybrid_MaternalHap_v2.0, whole genome shotgun sequence genomic window:
- the RNF135 gene encoding E3 ubiquitin-protein ligase RNF135 isoform X2, with protein MAGLDAGRAIPVWLAEDDLGCIICHDLLAWPATLPCGHTFCRDCLLDLWAARRSRFCPSCREGAPGPPQLRKNTMLEDLADKYRLAARELEPLSPGPEPTPAPRPASRPGRPTAQLRVEAPKSSTEVDRELAKLVERLIDIVRKLQSPRHLLESEPDKETLLDGVDLSLASPKVSSSPPEQKMKDILHDLEDIQEKLRENFTQKGALEEQTQVELPEVPSSSSRPLPDQSRFAPKKASSFARWAISPTFDLESLSCNLKVSVDLRTVTVSDFPMLYAWSPERFASSQALCSQALSSGQHYWEVDTQRCSHWAVGVASRGMKRDQILGRTTDSWCVEWKGASQLSAWCMVKETVLGSDRPSVVGIWLDLEEGKLAFYSKADQAKPLFECPISVSVPLHPAFWLYGLDPGNSLTIRKMNV; from the exons ATGGCGGGCCTGGACGCGGGCCGGGCCATTCCCGTGTGGCTGGCGGAGGACGACCTGGGCTGCATCATCTGTCACGATCTGCTGGCCTGGCCCGCCACGCTGCCCTGCGGCCACACCTTCTGCCGCGACTGCCTACTGGACCTGTGGGCCGCGAGGCGCAGCCGGTTCTGCCCCAGCTGCCGCGAGGGTGCCCCCGGGCCGCCGCAGCTGCGGAAGAACACAATGCTGGAGGACCTGGCCGACAAGTACAGGCTGGCGGCGCGAGAGCTGGAGCCCCTGAGCCCCGGCCCGGAGCCGACTCCCGCACCTCGCCCAGCGTCCCGACCCGGGCGCCCCACGGCGCAGCTGCGG GTGGAGGCACCGAAGAGCAGCACAGAAGTTGACCGGGAGCTGGCAAAGCTGGTGGAACGGCTTATAGATATTGTCAGGAAACTTCAGAGTCCGAGACACCTCCTAGAATCTGAACCAGATAAAGAA ACTTTGTTGGATGGGGTGGACCTTTCCTTGGCTTCTCCCAAAGTGAGTTCCAGCCCACCTGagcaaaaaatgaaagatattctCCATGATCTAGAAGACATCCAAGAAAAATTACGAGAAAACTTCACGCAGAAAGGGGCCCTTGAAGAACAAACACAGG TTGAACTCCCAGAAGTTCCATCTTCTTCCTCACGCCCACTGCCTGACCAGAGCCGCTTTGCACCCAAGAAGGCTTCCTCGTTTGCTCGAT gGGCCATCAGTCCAACCTTTGACCTTGAGAGCCTTTCCTGTAATCTGAAGGTCTCCGTGGATCTCCGGACAGTGACTGTGTCTGACTTCCCAATGCTCTATGCCTGGAGTCCTGAGAGGTTTGCCTCCAGCCAGGCTTTATGTTCCCAGGCCCTCTCTTCTGGGCAGCATTACTGGGAAGTGGACACTCAGCGTTGTAGCCACTGGGCAGTCGGGGTGGCTTCACGGGGGATGAAGCGTGACCAGATCCTGGGAAGGACCACGGACTCCTGGTGTGTAGAGTGGAAAGGGGCCAGCCAGCTCTCTGCGTGGTGCATGGTTAAGGAAACTGTCCTCGGCTCAGACAGACCCAGTGTGGTGGGCATCTGGCTGGACCTTGAGGAGGGAAAACTTGCCTTCTATTCCAAGGCAGATCAGGCAAAGCCTCTGTTTGAGTGCCCCATCTCTGTCTCTGTTCCTCTACACCCTGCCTTCTGGCTGTATGGCTTAGACCCTGGAAATTCTCTGACCATACGCAAAATGAATGTGTAA
- the RNF135 gene encoding E3 ubiquitin-protein ligase RNF135 isoform X3: MAGLDAGRAIPVWLAEDDLGCIICHDLLAWPATLPCGHTFCRDCLLDLWAARRSRFCPSCREGAPGPPQLRKNTMLEDLADKYRLAARELEPLSPGPEPTPAPRPASRPGRPTAQLRTLLDGVDLSLASPKVSSSPPEQKMKDILHDLEDIQEKLRENFTQKGALEEQTQVELPEVPSSSSRPLPDQSRFAPKKASSFARWAISPTFDLESLSCNLKVSVDLRTVTVSDFPMLYAWSPERFASSQALCSQALSSGQHYWEVDTQRCSHWAVGVASRGMKRDQILGRTTDSWCVEWKGASQLSAWCMVKETVLGSDRPSVVGIWLDLEEGKLAFYSKADQAKPLFECPISVSVPLHPAFWLYGLDPGNSLTIRKMNV, encoded by the exons ATGGCGGGCCTGGACGCGGGCCGGGCCATTCCCGTGTGGCTGGCGGAGGACGACCTGGGCTGCATCATCTGTCACGATCTGCTGGCCTGGCCCGCCACGCTGCCCTGCGGCCACACCTTCTGCCGCGACTGCCTACTGGACCTGTGGGCCGCGAGGCGCAGCCGGTTCTGCCCCAGCTGCCGCGAGGGTGCCCCCGGGCCGCCGCAGCTGCGGAAGAACACAATGCTGGAGGACCTGGCCGACAAGTACAGGCTGGCGGCGCGAGAGCTGGAGCCCCTGAGCCCCGGCCCGGAGCCGACTCCCGCACCTCGCCCAGCGTCCCGACCCGGGCGCCCCACGGCGCAGCTGCGG ACTTTGTTGGATGGGGTGGACCTTTCCTTGGCTTCTCCCAAAGTGAGTTCCAGCCCACCTGagcaaaaaatgaaagatattctCCATGATCTAGAAGACATCCAAGAAAAATTACGAGAAAACTTCACGCAGAAAGGGGCCCTTGAAGAACAAACACAGG TTGAACTCCCAGAAGTTCCATCTTCTTCCTCACGCCCACTGCCTGACCAGAGCCGCTTTGCACCCAAGAAGGCTTCCTCGTTTGCTCGAT gGGCCATCAGTCCAACCTTTGACCTTGAGAGCCTTTCCTGTAATCTGAAGGTCTCCGTGGATCTCCGGACAGTGACTGTGTCTGACTTCCCAATGCTCTATGCCTGGAGTCCTGAGAGGTTTGCCTCCAGCCAGGCTTTATGTTCCCAGGCCCTCTCTTCTGGGCAGCATTACTGGGAAGTGGACACTCAGCGTTGTAGCCACTGGGCAGTCGGGGTGGCTTCACGGGGGATGAAGCGTGACCAGATCCTGGGAAGGACCACGGACTCCTGGTGTGTAGAGTGGAAAGGGGCCAGCCAGCTCTCTGCGTGGTGCATGGTTAAGGAAACTGTCCTCGGCTCAGACAGACCCAGTGTGGTGGGCATCTGGCTGGACCTTGAGGAGGGAAAACTTGCCTTCTATTCCAAGGCAGATCAGGCAAAGCCTCTGTTTGAGTGCCCCATCTCTGTCTCTGTTCCTCTACACCCTGCCTTCTGGCTGTATGGCTTAGACCCTGGAAATTCTCTGACCATACGCAAAATGAATGTGTAA
- the RNF135 gene encoding E3 ubiquitin-protein ligase RNF135 isoform X1 yields the protein MAGLDAGRAIPVWLAEDDLGCIICHDLLAWPATLPCGHTFCRDCLLDLWAARRSRFCPSCREGAPGPPQLRKNTMLEDLADKYRLAARELEPLSPGPEPTPAPRPASRPGRPTAQLRVEAPKSSTEVDRELAKLVERLIDIVRKLQSPRHLLESEPDKEVSILAMTLLDGVDLSLASPKVSSSPPEQKMKDILHDLEDIQEKLRENFTQKGALEEQTQVELPEVPSSSSRPLPDQSRFAPKKASSFARWAISPTFDLESLSCNLKVSVDLRTVTVSDFPMLYAWSPERFASSQALCSQALSSGQHYWEVDTQRCSHWAVGVASRGMKRDQILGRTTDSWCVEWKGASQLSAWCMVKETVLGSDRPSVVGIWLDLEEGKLAFYSKADQAKPLFECPISVSVPLHPAFWLYGLDPGNSLTIRKMNV from the exons ATGGCGGGCCTGGACGCGGGCCGGGCCATTCCCGTGTGGCTGGCGGAGGACGACCTGGGCTGCATCATCTGTCACGATCTGCTGGCCTGGCCCGCCACGCTGCCCTGCGGCCACACCTTCTGCCGCGACTGCCTACTGGACCTGTGGGCCGCGAGGCGCAGCCGGTTCTGCCCCAGCTGCCGCGAGGGTGCCCCCGGGCCGCCGCAGCTGCGGAAGAACACAATGCTGGAGGACCTGGCCGACAAGTACAGGCTGGCGGCGCGAGAGCTGGAGCCCCTGAGCCCCGGCCCGGAGCCGACTCCCGCACCTCGCCCAGCGTCCCGACCCGGGCGCCCCACGGCGCAGCTGCGG GTGGAGGCACCGAAGAGCAGCACAGAAGTTGACCGGGAGCTGGCAAAGCTGGTGGAACGGCTTATAGATATTGTCAGGAAACTTCAGAGTCCGAGACACCTCCTAGAATCTGAACCAGATAAAGAAGTGAGCATTCTGGCTATG ACTTTGTTGGATGGGGTGGACCTTTCCTTGGCTTCTCCCAAAGTGAGTTCCAGCCCACCTGagcaaaaaatgaaagatattctCCATGATCTAGAAGACATCCAAGAAAAATTACGAGAAAACTTCACGCAGAAAGGGGCCCTTGAAGAACAAACACAGG TTGAACTCCCAGAAGTTCCATCTTCTTCCTCACGCCCACTGCCTGACCAGAGCCGCTTTGCACCCAAGAAGGCTTCCTCGTTTGCTCGAT gGGCCATCAGTCCAACCTTTGACCTTGAGAGCCTTTCCTGTAATCTGAAGGTCTCCGTGGATCTCCGGACAGTGACTGTGTCTGACTTCCCAATGCTCTATGCCTGGAGTCCTGAGAGGTTTGCCTCCAGCCAGGCTTTATGTTCCCAGGCCCTCTCTTCTGGGCAGCATTACTGGGAAGTGGACACTCAGCGTTGTAGCCACTGGGCAGTCGGGGTGGCTTCACGGGGGATGAAGCGTGACCAGATCCTGGGAAGGACCACGGACTCCTGGTGTGTAGAGTGGAAAGGGGCCAGCCAGCTCTCTGCGTGGTGCATGGTTAAGGAAACTGTCCTCGGCTCAGACAGACCCAGTGTGGTGGGCATCTGGCTGGACCTTGAGGAGGGAAAACTTGCCTTCTATTCCAAGGCAGATCAGGCAAAGCCTCTGTTTGAGTGCCCCATCTCTGTCTCTGTTCCTCTACACCCTGCCTTCTGGCTGTATGGCTTAGACCCTGGAAATTCTCTGACCATACGCAAAATGAATGTGTAA